A stretch of Scheffersomyces stipitis CBS 6054 chromosome 2, complete sequence DNA encodes these proteins:
- a CDS encoding predicted protein: MLAARSRSIVNAARRSFATAASPSAATSAILSKYPIGLNLYGFVIDNVQPIPEFSLVAVHLKHERSGAAHLHLDSPTDNNNVFSIAFKTNPPDATGVPHILEHTTLCGSYKYPVRDPFFKMTNRSLSNFMNAMTGHDFTFYPFATTNAKDFDNLMDVYLSSVFEPLLSYNDFIQEGWRLENEDINDPESKLELKGVVYNEMKGQNSNTSYYFYIKFLESIYPSLNNAGGDPAKIPDLQYEDLVDFHHRNYHPSNARTFTYGNLPLMNHLKHLSDYFQTFGVRPQSKDLKLPIFSNTTSPSSTTVVKVPGPVDTMSSKPAEQQYKASITWNLGNALEEANQYELFKWKILSSLLCDGHNAPFYQELIETEFGDDFSANSGIDATTALISFTIGLNNLTVEKVGQLESKVLDIIRNKVLPEFENPESSYKTRIEAILHQIELNLKKHKPDFGLSLLNVIVPTWVNGLDPIKSLRVEPILNQFKSDFECKGLLVFKELLDSSILNPQCEKFSFVMEPQNEFNKNLTTVEAERVKTMVQSLSEEDKKIINERGQELARKQTEEQDGEVLPTLTIKDIPEKGDFHPLLYSQIGSNTLQKRIVDTNGLVYTAALKNIKYLPKEYYKYLSLFSSCLTNLAGTSHTSVTDLETKISRLTGGISFSHRISTNPYDIREVDLYFQMSGMALKENSEHIYNLWHEVLTDTQFDSNDELVVDKLFTLIKNMSQNQLNVIADRGHSYASGYSNAKLTPARYISDITSGISQVEFIMELNSNIEKKGKQYLADEILPILKEIQLLIIDNAKGEFKYRLVGDKDIIGENEKLVQEFNDKISHFSNTSSQGNASELKNLVNAFNNNNLGINANQNTLLNLPFQVSYASLGKLGAEYACKDGASLQILAQLYTFKHLHSVIRESNGAYGGGLLYDGLGGTLNFYSYRDPNPLKSVESFEKSFDFGLSVNWEPKDLQEAKLRIFQSVDAPTNIASQGSTEFYEGITDVMRQERRENFLSVNNQDLTNVIQKYLVDQKDNSVTVIGDNTTLNVGKDWTVQELNVN; the protein is encoded by the coding sequence ATGTTAGCCGCTCGTTCCCGAAGCATAGTCAACGCAGCAAGACGGAGCTTTGCTACGGCAGCTTCTCCCTCTGCAGCAACTTCCGCCATTCTCTCCAAATACCCCATTGGCCTCAACCTCTATGGGTTTGTCATAGACAATGTTCAGCCCATTCCTGAGTTTTCGCTTGTGGCTGTCCATCTAAAGCATGAAAGAAGCGGAGCAGCACACCTTCACTTGGACTCACCTACAGATAATAATAACGTGTTTCTGATTGCGTTCAAAACCAATCCTCCAGATGCTACTGGTGTACCTCATATCTTGGAACATACCACCTTGTGTGGTTCGTATAAGTACCCTGTACGAGACccattcttcaagatgacAAACAGGTCGCTTTCCAACTTCATGAATGCCATGACTGGCCACGACTTCACCTTCTATCCGTTTGCCACGACTAACGCAAAGGACTTTGACAACTTGATGGATGTCTATCTTTCATCGGTATTCGAGCCTCTTTTGTCATACAATGATTTCATCCAAGAAGGATGGAGGTTGGAAAATGAGGATATAAATGACCCTGAGAGCAAGCTCGAATTGAAGGGGGTAGTATACAACGAGATGAAGGGCCAGAATTCCAACACGTCGTACTACTTCtacatcaagttcttggaatCCATATATCCTTCTTTAAACAATGCTGGTGGGGATCCAGCAAAAATCCCTGACTTGCAGTACGAAGACTTAGTCGATTTCCACCACAGAAATTACCATCCTTCCAATGCCAGAACTTTCACGTATGGTAATTTGCCGTTGATGAACCATTTGAAACATTTGAGCGACTACTTCCAGACGTTTGGCGTCCGTCCTCAATCCAAGgatttgaaattgccaatCTTCTCCAACACGACTTCGCCATCGTCAACCACCGTTGTCAAGGTTCCTGGTCCTGTAGATACCATGTCGTCGAAACCAGCTGAACAACAGTACAAGGCTTCGATCACATGGAACTTAGGAAATGCTCTCGAAGAAGCCAACCAGTACGAGTTGTTCAAATGGAAAATCTTGAGTTCTCTTCTCTGTGACGGCCATAATGCTCCATTTTATCAAGAGCTTATTGAAACTGAGTTTGGTGATGACTTTTCAGCAAACTCAGGAATAGATGCCACGACTGCTTTGATATCGTTCACTATTGGGTTGAACAATTTGACTGTAGAAAAAGTTGGCCAGTTGGAATCCAAAGTGTTGGATATTATTAGAAACAAGGTGCTACCCGAGTTCGAAAATCCGGAAAGCTCCTACAAAACTAGAATTGAAGCTATTTTGCATCAGatagaattgaacttgaaaaaaCATAAGCCAGATTTCGGTTTGAGCTTGTTGAATGTGATCGTTCCTACATGGGTGAATGGCTTGGACCCAATCAAATCGTTAAGGGTTGAACCGATTTTGAACCAGTTCAAGTCTGACTTTGAGTGCAAGGGATTACTTGTTTTCAAGGAACTCCTTGAtagttcaattttgaatCCACAATGTGAAAAGTTCTCGTTTGTCATGGAACCCCAGAAtgaattcaacaagaatttAACCACAGTTGAAGCTGAGAGAGTAAAGACGATGGTACAAAGCttatctgaagaagataaaaaGATTATAAACGAAAGAGGCCAAGAGCTAGCTAGAAAACAGACAGAAGAACAGGACGGAGAAGTATTGCCTACTTTGACCATTAAGGATATACCAGAGAAGGGAGATTTCCATCCACTTTTGTACTCGCAAATTGGCTCCAATACATTgcaaaagagaattgtAGATACAAATGGTTTGGTGTACACTGCTGCTTTaaagaatatcaaatatTTGCCAAAGGAGTACTATAAATACCTTTCTTTGTTCAGTTCCTGTCTCACCAATTTAGCAGGGACTTCTCATACATCCGTTACCGATCTTGAGACTAAGATAAGCAGATTGACAGGTGGTATCTCCTTTAGCCACAGAATATCAACCAATCCCTATGATATCAGAGAAGTTGACTTGTACTTTCAGATGTCGGGAATGGCTCTAAAAGAGAACTCTGAAcatatctacaacttgtGGCATGAAGTTCTTACTGATACGCAATTTGATTCCAATGACGAATTGGTCGTTGACAAGTTATTCACTTTAATCAAGAATATGAGCCAGAACCAGCTAAATGTAATAGCAGACAGGGGTCATTCATATGCGAGTGGATATTCCAATGCCAAGTTGACTCCTGCTAGGTATATTTCTGATATTACCTCAGGAATTAGCCAAGTGGAATTTATAATGGAGTTAAATTCAAATATCGAAAAGAAGGGTAAGCAGTATCTTGCTGACGAAATTTTGCCAATTTTAAAGGAAATCCAGTTATTAATCATTGACAATGCCAAGGGCGAATTCAAGTATAGATTGGTAGGTGACAAGGACATTATTGGAGAGAATGAGAAGTTGGTACAAGAATTTAACGACAAAATTTCACATTTCAGCAACACTTCTAGTCAAGGAAATGCGtctgaattgaagaatttggtCAATGCTTTCAATAACAACAATTTGGGAATAAATGCAAACCAAAATACCTTGCTTAACTTACCTTTTCAAGTCAGCTATGCTTCTCTCGGGAAACTTGGTGCAGAGTATGCTTGCAAAGATGGAGCTAGTTTACAGATATTGGCCCAGTTATACACTTTCAAGCATTTGCACTCTGTAATTAGAGAATCTAATGGAGCTTATGGTGGAGGCTTGCTTTATGATGGATTGGGTGGTACTTTGAACTTCTATTCCTACAGAGATCCTAATCCGTTGAAGTCAGTAGAATCTTTTGAGAAATCGTTTGATTTTGGGCTTCTGGTAAACTGGGAGCCTAAGGACTTGCAAGAAGCCAAATTGAGAATATTCCAGAGTGTTGACGCTCCTACCAATATTGCTAGTCAGGGTTCTACTGAATTTTACGAAGGAATCACAGACGTGATGAGACaggaaagaagagagaatTTCTTGAGCGTGAACAACCAGGACTTGACGAACGTCATCCAGAAGTATTTGGTTGACCAGAAGGATAACCTGGTTACAGTTATCGGTGATAACACAACTTTAAATGTTGGAAAGGACTGGACTGTCCAAGAGTTGAATGTTAACTAA
- a CDS encoding mitochondrial 54S ribosomal protein YmL39, whose product MARAKTTHTMVKLISAAKTGYEKWFNIPRSTPRMNLILYDPRAKRHCLFTEDKKRRVAERPPKDYSRSHR is encoded by the coding sequence ATGGCTAGAGCTAAAACTACCCATACCATGGTCAAGCTCATCTCGGCTGCCAAGACCGGGTACGAGAAATGGTTCAAtattccaagatcaactccaagaatGAACCTCATTTTGTATGATCCAAGAGCTAAGAGGCACTGTTTGTTCACGGAGGATAAGAAGAGAAGGGTCGCTGAAAGACCTCCTAAGGATTACTCCAGAAGTCACCGTTAA
- a CDS encoding predicted protein (go_component membrane~go_funtion protein carrier activity~go_process intracellular protein transport), with protein MNYFSYLFILVNFLIASTSALFMDLPALPNPERVCVRDFVQEEQLVVVNIKTDGRVGDGQRLELQIVDSIGNKHRHKQDVAGTYRVAFTSHHNAAFDVCFTNHVDKSYKGHNGKFSREIELEIESGAAARDWNAIQATEKLKPIELELRKVQEMTEEIATELQYLKRREERMRDTNESTNSRVKWFSILVIVSLVGLGGWQIQYLRHYFKVKHII; from the coding sequence ATGAACTACTTTTCCTATTTGTTCATTCTTGTCAACTTCCTCATAGCTTCGACTTCGGCCTTGTTCATGGACTTGCCAGCGCTTCCAAACCCGGAACGTGTGTGTGTGCGTGACTTCGTGCAAGAAGAGCAGTTAGTTGTGGTGAACATCAAGACTGACGGTAGAGTTGGAGATGGTCAGAGATTGGAATTGCAGATTGTCGATTCCATTGGTAATAAGCACAGACATAAGCAAGATGTCGCTGGTACTTACAGAGTTGCTTTCACCAGTCACCACAATGCTGCCTTCGATGTATGCTTCACCAACCACGTAGACAAATCATACAAGGGCCATAACGGTAAGTTCTCTCGTGAAATTGAGTTGGAAATCGAGTCTGGCGCTGCAGCCAGGGACTGGAACGCCATCCAGGccactgaaaaattgaagcCTATTGAACTTGAGTTACGTAAAGTGCAAGAAatgacagaagaaatcgcCACCGAGTTGCAatacttgaagagaagagaagaaagaatgagAGACACCAACGAATCCACCAACTCCAGAGTGAAATGGTTTTCCATCCTTGTCATCGTCTCGTTGGTAGGCTTGGGAGGCTGGCAAATTCAATACTTGAGACACTACTTCAAGGTCAAGCATATCATTTAA
- a CDS encoding predicted protein, whose amino-acid sequence MTTAERQRPHVLFPLQTFLDSQTEYIDRFIPEFKQLEDSTININNIKQLDDLLSHLESSFLRDTDDGLESFCYNLRIPSVNILRILFTLASRCTASNSTHTSAMIDGLVTTNQQIRAFYEEYSQRIHKTPLRDRSVLLLNKYLQIVVKSLQAAGSNSSFVQLPLASILYDRLTAVLKDFLVREAVSHKRKPSSTSPISIKRHNQKDPQSPVKQYTIDSFFQVSPKTIKTTQTSSSPKIMEKNDDSEVSDSEEEEELKLSSSTAEIENEINRFQSYNISPTNRFMNTIFNDVQTSGMNNAGALFSSFDDNGVKSYKKKKSPGARATLRASTPLSDQWHNLKVFEEDILSKKLNPRANSHFNLWKLMNWAFFCADRSSKCQTSLHDSSSTTYHSIYNTYRDLLEVIVGILEINFIDCLIRGPVGELLEGQDPLKSFFSSTRKHIVLQVLEESPSILLSSLMTQLGKSQSDWWDRIVEFVFNGLGIKSQELPVSCYEREKDLIRHDNKKETFNTPFTEGFYVYSDNYDSMRIRFRIICLTYYWSLFFSEGPDVEEDPYLNSNILLKELSRKFVDVDFRYLIEFFRASGDDSNQIPRKYQYLMLGQLANTMLLELTTILEPDRFRIQRKVWEDKNDDDSWWLMVVEELLEVINDERIYLPLVASETDRSFGDFTQLWMKVNYLLEWLLDIHFERLQESEIISHRIKDKFSTRCRTADELRSRLYQKFIRQSLESGDPGLSAESKICNPSANFVDIHYNRFGGTL is encoded by the coding sequence ATGACGACCGCTGAACGACAGCGACCTCATGTGCTTTTCCCTCTCCAAACGTTTCTAGATAGTCAGACTGAATACATCGATCGATTTATACCTGAATTCaagcaacttgaagattccACCATTAACATTAACAACATCAAACAGCTCGATGATCTCTTGAGCCACTTGGAACTGTCATTCTTGCGAGATACTGACGATGGTTTGGAGTCCTTTTGCTATAACTTGAGAATTCCGTCCGTAAACATTTTGAGGATTCTATTTACTTTGGCTTCTAGATGTACAGCCAGTAACTCTACCCATACATCGGCAATGATCGATGGCTTGGTAACTACAAACCAGCAAATCAGAGCCTTTTACGAAGAATACTCTCAGCGCATACATAAGACGCCTTTGCGAGATCGTAGcgtattgttgttgaacaagtacCTCCAGATTGTTGTGAAGTCACTACAAGCAGCAGGTTCAAATTCCTCCTTTGTCCAATTGCCCTTGGCTTCTATACTCTATGATCGATTAACTGCGGTTTTGAAGGACTTTTTGGTTCGCGAGGCTGTTTCTCATAAACGGAAACCTAGTCTGACGTCGCCAATTTCTATCAAGAGACATAATCAAAAAGATCCCCAATCGCCTGTTAAACAGTATACAattgattctttcttccagGTATCCCCAAAGACAATAAAAACGAcacaaacttcttcatcgcCTAAGATAATGGAAAAGAATGATGATAGCGAAGTCAGTGATTcggaagaggaagaagaattgaaactatCTTCAAGTACGgcagaaatagaaaatgaaattaaCAGGTTCCAAAGCTACAATATTTCTCCGACTAACAGGTTCATGAACACTATATTTAATGATGTTCAAACCTCAGGTATGAACAATGCTGGTGCCTTGTTCCTGAGTTTTGACGATAATGGAGTTAAATCCtacaaaaagaaaaaatcTCCTGGAGCAAGAGCAACATTGAGAGCCTCCACTCCTCTTTCTGACCAATGGCACAATCTAAAAgtgtttgaagaagatattCTCAGTAAGAAACTTAATCCTCGGGCCAACTCCCATTTCAATTTGTGGAAGCTTATGAACTGGGCGTTTTTCTGTGCTGACCGGTCTTCAAAATGTCAAACACTGTTGCACGATTCTTCGTCTACAACCTACCATTCCATTTACAATACATATCGAGATCTATTGGAGGTCATTGTGGGAATATTGGAGATCAATTTCATCGACTGCTTAATACGTGGACCCGTTGGCGAACTATTGGAAGGACAGGATCCTTTGAAGTCCTTCTTTTCTAGCACTAGAAAGCATATAGTTCTCCAAGTACTAGAAGAGTCACCTTCCATACTCTTGCTGCTGCTAATGACCCAACTTGGCAAATCACAAAGCGACTGGTGGGACAGAATCGTGGAGTTTGTATTCAATGGATTGGGTATCAAGAGCCAAGAGCTTCCTGTTTCTTGCtatgaaagagaaaaggaTCTCATCAGACACGACAATAAGAAGGAAACTTTCAATACTCCATTCACAGAGGGATTTTACGTGTATTCTGATAATTACGACTCAATGAGAATTCGATTCAGAATAATCTGTTTGACGTACTACTGGTCGTTGTTCTTTCTGGAAGGTCCTGATGTGGAAGAGGATCCCTAtctcaattccaacattttattgaaagaattgagTCGAAAATTCGTTGACGTCGACTTCAGATATCTTatagaatttttcaggGCTCTGGGTGATGATTCTAATCAGATTCCAAGAAAATACCAGTATTTGATGTTGGGTCAATTGGCCAATACGATGTTATTGGAATTGACAACAATATTGGAACCGGATAGATTCCGTATACAAAGAAAAGTGTGGGAGGATAAGAACGATGATGATTCCTGGTGGCTCATGGTTGTCGAAGAGCTCTTGGAAGTCATCAATGATGAGAGAATATACTTGCCTTTGGTAGCATCTGAGACGGATCGCAGTTTTGGGGACTTTACTCAGTTGTGGATGAAAGTCAATTATCTCCTAGAATGGCTCTTGGATATTCACTTTGAACGTTTACAAGAGCTGGAAATTATTTCTCACAGAATCAAAGATAAGTTTTCTACACGATGTCGAACTGCTGATGAGTTGCGGTCTAGGCTATACCAGAAGTTTATTCGTCAATCTCTTGAGAGTGGTGACCCTGGACTAAGTGCCGAGCTGAAGATATGTAATCCCAGTGCAAATTTCGTCGACATTCATTACAATCGATTCGGCGGTACGCTATAG
- a CDS encoding predicted protein gives MARRSSKKSSLFSKSEQYERVPSEIEDEILEIYTKLTEKGEDLYLSDLPELFESLRIPNCFVEEINQCISYYYKFMRSKPQLKFDSTNAKQYTTINLIHAYCVTGTVKSLEDILDIVDIDKLIRNVARLVKFRDNYKHIVDSFRLFVASASSKTLTDSEVINYKLTLPDLKQVKTELNLDQDSSAGYSLSDSLLIDMLSCCATSSKGELLNFDFNKPKNGTCITIKDFAEILGNLGEYDE, from the coding sequence ATGGCCAGACGAAGCTCTAAGAAGCTGTCATTATTCAGCAAGTCAGAACAGTATGAAAGGGTACCtctggaaattgaagatgagatcttggaaatctaCACAAAATTGACGGAGAAAGGGGAGGATCTATACCTCAGTGACCTCCCAGAGTTGTTTGAGCTGCTTAGAATACCGAACTGCTTTGTAGAAGAGATCAACCAATGTATTTCTTACTACTACAAGTTTATGCGTAGCAAACCACAGTTGAAGTTCGATTCTACCAACGCCAAACAGTATACTACTATCAATTTGATCCATGCCTATTGTGTCACAGGAACGGTGAAAAGTCTAGAGGATATCCTTGATATCGTGGATATCGACAAATTGATAAGAAATGTCGCAAGATTGGTCAAGTTCAGAGACAATTACAAGCACATCGTTGATAGTTTCAGGTTGTTCGTAGCCTCGGCATCAAGTAAAACATTAACTGACTCCGAGGTAATAAACTACAAATTGACGTTGCCAGACCTCAAACAGGTGAAGACAGAACTCaatcttgatcaagatAGTAGCGCTGGTTACTCCCTTAGTGACTCTCTATTGATCGATATGTTGAGCTGCTGTGCCACAAGCTCTAAGGGTGAGCTCTTGAACTTCGACTTTAATAAGCCTAAGAATGGCACCTGTATAACGATCAAAGACTTTGCCGAGATTCTAGGGAACTTGGGCGAATATGACGAATGA
- a CDS encoding predicted protein (go_funtion lyase activity~go_process amino acid metabolism), giving the protein MDQPAVKTSLIDITNKLKDPPCRIVLKCEYEQPSGSFKLRGMGYLVALSIDKARKEKKEGIHVFSSSGGNAGLAAAYASKYFNVPCTVVLPVSSKAVVHEKLRSLGANVVIHGNHWGEADDYLRTTVIPSIDKSVSPVYCHPFDNPLLWDGHAAFIDEIITENQLTADELKKVRAVVCSVGGGGLYNGVVTGLERNPQLKNVPVISIETHQAPTFQVSLEAGELTHLKTINTISTSLGSPYISQASLDNYKSHSTFHEVIDDVEAARGVVDFYDVSQTFTEPACGASLSVAFDRTDLLLKNLDNLAKDDIVIIVACGGSGTNSETLAEYRKLAEKK; this is encoded by the coding sequence ATGGACCAACCTGCTGTGAAAACGTCGCTCATAGATATCaccaacaaattgaaagatCCTCCATGTCGCATTGTTCTAAAGTGTGAGTACGAGCAACCTTCTGGttcgttcaagttgagagGAATGGGCTATTTGGTTGCTTTGTCTATCGACAAGGCaaggaaagaaaaaaagGAAGGTATCCATGTTTTCTCTTCCTCTGGTGGTAATGCTGGTTTGGCAGCTGCTTATGCTAGTAAGTATTTCAATGTTCCGTGCACTGTTGTACTTcctgtttcttcaaaagcTGTGGTTCACGAAAAGTTAAGGAGCCTTGGTGCGAATGTTGTCATCCACGGAAACCACTGGGGTGAAGCCGACGACTACTTGAGAACAACGGTGATTCCAAGTATAGACAAATCGGTATCTCCTGTCTATTGTCATCCTTTTGACAACCCATTGTTGTGGGACGGCCATGCTGCTTtcattgatgaaatcaTAACTGAAAACCAATTGACTGCTGACGAGTTAAAGAAGGTCAGAGCTGTGGTATGTAgtgttggtggtggtggcTTGTACAATGGAGTTGTCACTGGATTGGAAAGAAACCCccagttgaagaatgttcCTGTCATCTCCATAGAAACACACCAAGCTCCAACCTTCCAAGTGTCGCTTGAAGCTGGAGAGTTAACTCATCTCAAGACCATCAATACCATTTCCACTTCATTGGGTTCTCCATACATCTCCCAAGCATCGTTGGACAACTACAAGTCGCATCTGACTTTCCACGAAGTCATTGACGACGTGGAGGCTGCAAGAGGAGTGGTCGATTTCTATGATGTATCACAAACTTTCACAGAGCCAGCCTGTGGAGCTTCGTTGAGCGTAGCCTTTGATAGAACTGAtctcttgttgaaaaacttggacaacttggcaAAAGACGATATCGTTATTATTGTAGCCTGCGGTGGCTCCGGGACCAATTCAGAGACATTGGCTGAGTACAGAAAGTTGgcagaaaagaagtag